Below is a window of Desulfobotulus pelophilus DNA.
CCCGATGGTGGCCCCAAAGGCGATCTCTATGTTTTTATCCATGTGAAATCCCATAAGCTTTTTCAGAGAGAAGGCAGTGATATTATCTGCTTTGTGGATATTTCCATGGTTCAGGCAGCCTTGGGGGATACCATCAGCGTGGAAACCCTTGAAGGAGAAAAAGAGCTGGAAATTCCAAAGGGAACCCAGTATGGAGATACCTTCCGTCTGAAAGGTCAGGGGATGCCTTCCCTTCGTACGGGGCAGAGGGGAGATCAGATCATTCAGGTGCATGTAAAAACCCCGAGCCATGTGAATAAAAAGCAGGAAAAGCTCCTGAGGGAGTTTGCCAAACTGGATGAGGAAAAGTTCACCAATAAGCTGAAAAATCTATTCAAGGGCCTTTGATATGTATGAGCTTCGGGTAAGGGGAGACTTTGCCGCAGCACACCAGCTTCATAATGTGACGGAGAAATGTGAGAATCTCCATGGTCATAATTTTGAGGTGGAAGCTGCTGTGGAAGGAAACGAACTGGGCGAAGCCCATGTTCTCATGGATTTCGGCTTGCTCAAACAATACGTACGGGAAATTCTTGCATCCCTTGATCACTGTTTTTTAAATGAACATCCTGCTTTTGCCGGGAAAAATGCTTCTTCTGAAAACATCGCCCGTTTTATTGCAGACAAGCTTGCCGAGCGTCTTCTCCCCCTTGGGGAGGGAGTACGGGTCCGCAGGGTTCGGGTTTGGGAGTCTGCCAGGGCCAGTGCTGCTTATTATCCGTAAAGAGCTTGAGCACTCCTTAAGTCAATAATAGTAACCATTGCCGATTAAAAAGCGCCGGTTCATTAGGTCATAATGAGCCGGCGCTTTTTGTGTTTTTTGTCAGGGGTTTGACCCGTTGAGAATTATTTTTGTTGGCACAATGATTTTTGTTGTTTCAAAAAAGTATTGACCGGCTTTATTTTTCGGTGATAATAAAATTTATTTTTCTGAAGGGTAAGAAATGCTTTTGCAAGCTGTTATTCTGCCACAGGAGAAAGTTGTTCTACAGGTCTGATGACTCTATGTCTGGCTGCTTCTGAAAAAAGGGAACGGACATTGGCCGATCAGGTTTTTTTGTCCGTAGCTGGCGGGAAAAGCGGAATGCCGGACCGCACAGCATCAGGACAGGCCCGGTAAGAATGCTGACCGGATGCCGGTTGACGGGAGAGCCTTGGTTTTGAAAACATCTCAAGATACCATTGCAAAGCAGGAAGGCTGTGGGGTGGAAGGAGATATCCGTTGCCGCCGTTGCAGGAGGCTGCTGATGAAAGGGCTGGTTATTAAAGTGGAAGTGAAATGCCCGAAATGCGGTTCCCTGCAGCTGTTTGGCAGCCGGCCGGAATGCGGTATGGGGGGATAAGCTTCTTTTTTTTTCGGTTTTCCTGAAGAAGACCGGTCCCCTGAGGTATGTAGAGGCTGAAGCCCTGCTGTTCCTGCTAAACTGAATGCTCAGTGAGCATGCGTTCCCCAGAGCGTTCCGAACGCCTTTTTTTATCAATGAAGAGGATTTCAAATCCCGTAAGACCCGGCGGTTATCTGTCTGTACTCACTGAGGCGGCAGAATGCCCGCAGATATGTGGCAAGGTCTTCGGGAATGTTATTTTCGTCCTCCTCTCCCCTTTTCCTTTCCCTTTCTGTCCATTCTGATTCCCATGACTGCGGGCTTTACACCGACTCCGGAGACTATTTTCAGGCGGAAGGAGAAAGGAATCATCATGGGAAAAGGGAAGAAACATCTGCGCAGCACAGCACTGATGTCCGTTTTATTGTTTGCTTTTCAGGGCGCAAAGGCCGCCGAAGACGAGCACCATATGGGGCAGGTGGTTGTCACGGCATCGGGTTTTGAGCAGAAAATTACGGATGCGCCAGCCAGCATTTCCGTCATTACAAGGGAAGAGCTGTCCATGCGGCCCTATATTTCCCTGCTGGATGCGGTGCGGGACATAGAAGGCGTTGATGTGGGCGAGACAACGGACAAGACCGGTCAGGGAACCATCAGTATTCGTGGTATGGGAGCCGCCTATACTCTGGTTCTCATTGACGGCAGGCGACAGAATAATGTGGGGGATCTTTACCCGAACAACTTTGGGGGAAATCAGTTCAACCATATTCCTCCCCTGGACATGATTGAAAGGATCGAGGTGATCCGGGGTCCCATGTCCACCCTTTACGGAGCCGATGCCCTGGGAGGGGTCATCAATATTATTACCCGTAAGGTATCAGACCGGTGGACCGGCTCCTATACCCACACCAGAACCTTTGAGCTGGATTCGGATTTTGGGGATGACAGCACCACGGATTTTATGATGATGGGTCCCCTTGTCAAGGATAAGCTGGGGCTGAGCCTGCGGGGCAGTCTTTATGAGCGGGATGCCTCCAGCCCTTCCTATGATCCGGCAACGGATCCGTCCGGAGTTGTGCACGAACGAACCCTTGGTTTCGGCGGTGGTGGGCGGACCGTGGATAATACCAACTGGAATGCAGGTATTCGGCTCACCTATACACCGGATGAGCGCCATGACATTATTGCTGATATCGATACCTCCCGTCAGAAATATGCCAATGGCGAAGGACAGCTGGGTACGCTGGATGATTACGGAAGCATTCTCAGGGCGTCCAACAACGGCATTGTCCAGCCCCGGGTCGGCTATGCCGATGATCAGCGTTTTGAACGGGATCAGTGGGCCCTCACCCACGTAGGCCGGTGGGGGGCGGTTCGCAGTGAGGTGTCTGTCTCGGCCGTAAACACCAGCAATCTCGGTCGATCCCTTCCCTTTACCGTTTCGGAAAGGGCCGAACTGCAGGACTTGTGGGATGCCGCCTGTGTGGCTTCCGGCGGCAGTGGCGGGTGTTCTCCCGCCAGCATGGGGCTGAACAACAACTGGAATGAAGAACAAAAACTGAAGGTGATGGAAGGGCTTCTCACCGCCGATGAGATGGCAAAGCTGAAATCCTTTCTGCCCAGGGACCGGCGTACCATGGAAACCCGGCAGCGTACTCTCGACGCCAAAATGGACATGATGATGGGTAACCACATGCTGGTTTTCGGCGGGCAGTATGTGGATGCGGAAATGGAAGACGGTGTGTTTGGTATGTACGGGGATGGCTACCGTTCCGGCCAGACTCAGGATCACCGTCAGTGGGCCTTTTTTCTGGAAGACAGCTGGCGTATGGGCAGTCTGTTCACTCTGGTGGGGGGTATTCGTTACGATGACCACAACATGTACGGCGGCCAGCTGAGTCCCCGTCTCTATGGGGTTTTGGATCTTGCCTCAAGCTGGACCCTGAAGGGTGGTGTGAGTACGGGCTATAAAACCCCCACTACGGATCAGCTTTTTCCCGGTATCACAGGCTTTACAGCGCAGGGGGTCAATCCCACCGTGGGCAATCCTGATCTGGAGCCGGAAAAAAGTGTGAACAGTGAGGTGGCTGTTTATTATACCAGTCCTTTGGGGCATAGCTTCAATGTGACGGCTTTTTATAATCGGTTCAAAGATAAAATTGCCAGGGGAGATGCGGTGCCCAACTGTGAGGTGGCAGCTCCGGGTGAG
It encodes the following:
- the queD gene encoding 6-carboxytetrahydropterin synthase QueD, with translation MYELRVRGDFAAAHQLHNVTEKCENLHGHNFEVEAAVEGNELGEAHVLMDFGLLKQYVREILASLDHCFLNEHPAFAGKNASSENIARFIADKLAERLLPLGEGVRVRRVRVWESARASAAYYP
- a CDS encoding Com family DNA-binding transcriptional regulator, whose protein sequence is MKTSQDTIAKQEGCGVEGDIRCRRCRRLLMKGLVIKVEVKCPKCGSLQLFGSRPECGMGG
- a CDS encoding TonB-dependent receptor domain-containing protein, which codes for MGKGKKHLRSTALMSVLLFAFQGAKAAEDEHHMGQVVVTASGFEQKITDAPASISVITREELSMRPYISLLDAVRDIEGVDVGETTDKTGQGTISIRGMGAAYTLVLIDGRRQNNVGDLYPNNFGGNQFNHIPPLDMIERIEVIRGPMSTLYGADALGGVINIITRKVSDRWTGSYTHTRTFELDSDFGDDSTTDFMMMGPLVKDKLGLSLRGSLYERDASSPSYDPATDPSGVVHERTLGFGGGGRTVDNTNWNAGIRLTYTPDERHDIIADIDTSRQKYANGEGQLGTLDDYGSILRASNNGIVQPRVGYADDQRFERDQWALTHVGRWGAVRSEVSVSAVNTSNLGRSLPFTVSERAELQDLWDAACVASGGSGGCSPASMGLNNNWNEEQKLKVMEGLLTADEMAKLKSFLPRDRRTMETRQRTLDAKMDMMMGNHMLVFGGQYVDAEMEDGVFGMYGDGYRSGQTQDHRQWAFFLEDSWRMGSLFTLVGGIRYDDHNMYGGQLSPRLYGVLDLASSWTLKGGVSTGYKTPTTDQLFPGITGFTAQGVNPTVGNPDLEPEKSVNSEVAVYYTSPLGHSFNVTAFYNRFKDKIARGDAVPNCEVAAPGEHCVNVGEGWADLGYTSFTQTHNIDRADIQGLELAGRYQITEDMLLKANYTYTDSEQKSGAEKGRPLTGTAEHMVNASFDWRLLTDLSVFFGMEMRSKRYRGWDTEADKARYWEDYEIYHVGGVYKLNEYATLTARVNNLFDRDFTAYRTDFTQNPDGSYTASYTDDYNIKAKARNVWVSLNIVF